From Streptomyces sp. SAI-135:
CCGACGTCTACAACTACACGTACGACGTCTGCACCAGCCTCAAGTCGCAGGGCACCACCCCGGACAGCGTGCAGATCGGCAACGAGATCAACGTCGGCATGCTGTGGAACGAGGGCAAGGTCGTCAACAACGACTTCACCAACCTCAGCCTGCTGCTCAAGTCGGGCTACAACGCGACCAAGGCGTGCAACAGCGGCACCCAGGTGATCATCCACACCGCCGACGCCGACAGCGACGCCAACGCCCGCTGGTTCTACGACGGCATCAAGGCCAAGGGCGTCAACTGGGACATCACCGGGCTCTCCTACTACTGCCCGTGGCACGGCACGATCGCCAACATGGGCAGTGTCGTGGCCGACATGAAGTCCCGGTACGGCAAGAACGTCGTCATCGCCGAGACCGCCTACCCGTTCACCTCGGCCAACGCCGACGGCACCGCCAACTCCATCACGACGGGCTGCTCGGGCTACCCGCTCAGTTGGCAGGGCCAGGCGGACAACTTCACCGCCGTGCAGAACGCGGCCCGCAGCAACGGCGCGATCGGGGTCTTCTACTGGGAGCCCACCTGGTACGCCGTGAGCGGCAACGGCTGGGACCCGGCCGACATCGACAACAGCGGCAACGGCTGGGACAACATGGCCGTCTTCAACTGGACCGGGAATGTGAACCCGAACATCAAGTGGACCCCGTAGCAGGCGACTTCGCACCGGAGCGGCACCGTCCCCGGGCGGTGCCCCTCGCCGCTCCCCCGGCTCCCCGGATCGACGGGCCGTCAATCACCCCCCGCCATGGAGGCAGTGCAGGGGGTCACATTACCCTGGCGTAGCGCCTGAGCGAGGGAAGGAAGCCATGGGGGTTCAACTGAACAGTGGATCGGCGGCCGGCCACGAGTCGCTGGAGTCGATGAGCCTCGAACCGCTCATGACCCGGGACTACGAACGGGACCCCGCGATCGTGTACGAGCGGCTGCGCCGGGCGCACGGCCCGGTCGCGCCGGTCGACCTGCTGGGGGTGCCCGTCTGGCTCGTGCTGGGCTACGAGGAGGCGTACGAGGTCCTCCGCGACGACCACGCCTGGCCCAAGGGGCTGGAGAACTGGCGGGCGCGGCGGGAGGGGCGACTGCCCGAGGACTGGCCGCTCGCGCCGTCGCTGGACGTCAACCATGTGCTGATCCAGGGCGGTGAGGGCTACCGCGGCCTGAAGGTGGCCTGGGACACCGCGCTGCGGCCCTTCCAGGACCCCCGCCACCCGGTGGCCAAGCGGCTCAAGGCCCAGATCACCAGGGACGCCGACGAACTGATCTCGCTGTTCACCCAGGGCGGCCGCACCGGCTGGGCGGATCTGTCCGCGCAGTTCTCCCGGCCGCTGCCGCTCATGGTCGCCAGTCATCTGCTCGGCTTCCCCGGCTCGCAGCACGACGACGCACTGATGGACATGTGGCGGGTGCTGGACGCGGGTCCGGACGCGGGGCCCGCGCTGGAGCGGCTGCTCGCCACCCTGTCGGAGCTGGGCGCGTCGAAGATGAAGGAGCCCGGCGACGACTTCCCCTCCTATCTGCTCGCCTCCCATCCCGGCCTGAGCGTCGAGGAGTTGTCGCGCGAGCTGATGATGCTGCTCGGGATGACCTCGGACCACGTCGGCATCCTGATCTCCAACACGGTCGTCGAGGTCATCACCGGGAACCTCCCCGCGAGCGCCAGCCTGTCGGCCGGGCTGATCAGGGAGACCATGAACCGGGTGGTGATGCAGAAGCCGCCGCTGATCAACTTCGTGCCGCGGTTCCCCCTGAAGGACATGCGGCTCGGCGACTACACCATCGCCGCCGGCGATCCGGTGTGGGTGTCGGTCGGCGCCGCGCACGCCGATCCGGCCTTCGCGGGGAAGGTGTGCCCCGAGTCGACCATCAGCACGCGGGCCCATCTGTCCTGGGGTGCCGGTCCGCGGCAGTGCCCGGCCAGGGAACTGGCCGGGGGCGCGGCGGCGATCGGTGTGAGCAGGCTCTTCGAGCGGCTGTCCGGGCTGGAGTTGTCGCTGCCCGTCGATCAACTGCCGTGGCGCTCCTCGCCCTTCATGCGCGGCCTGCGGTCGCTTCCGGTGCGCTACACGCTCTCGGGCACGCCCGCCCTGCCCGTGCCACCGCTCCCGCCCCTGCCCGCCGCGGCGGACTCCGCCCCGGCCGACGAGTCCGCCGTACGTCCGCGTTCGTCGCTGTGGCGCTATCTGGCCGGGCTGGTACGCGGGCGCTGAGCCACCGGGGAAGCACCGGAGCGGGCCACGGACTCGTACGGGTCCGTGGCCCGCTCCTCGCGGCAGGTACCGGTCAGCCGGCCGGAGGGGTGCGGATCGCGGCGATGTCGAACTGGAGGCGTACCTTCTCGCTGACCATGGCACCGCCCTCGGCGAGCCGGGTGCTGTAGGTCAGACCCCACTCGGAGCGGTTGATGGTGGTGGTGCCGTCGAAGCCGGCCCGCTGGTAGCCGAACGGGTCGGTGACATGGCCTATGTAGGTGAGTTCCAGGACGACGGGGCGGGTGGTCGCCTTGATGGTGAGGTCTCCCGTCATCCGGTACACGTCCGGGCCGACCACCTCCACCGCGGTGCTGACGAACCGCATGCGCGGGTAGGCCGAGGCGTCCAGGAAGTCCCGCCCCACGAGATGGCCGTCGCGCTGTTCCACGCCGGTGTCGACGCTGCCGGTGTTGATGATGATCTCCGCCTTCGAACGGGACGGGTCACGGCCGTCGAAGTAGAGACGGCTCTGGTACTCCAGGAACGCCCCGCGCACGGTGGTCACCATGGCGTGGCGTACCGAGAAGCCGATCCTGCTGTGGGCGGGGTCGATGGCCCATTCCCCGGTCAGGGCCGCCAGTCCCGGGTCGGGAAGGACGGCTGTGGCCGTGGCCGACGACCCGGTGGGGGGCTGGGAATCGTCGGCGGGTTCCGTGCGGTCCGTACGACGGAACATGGTGCCACGGTTGAACAAGTTCATACATCACCTAATTACTGCACGGGAGTTGTTGCCGCAAGCCGTGCTCCGTCGTCGACGAAATATCCACGTGTTCACCACACACTTCCCGGAAAAGTCGGGGGAAATCGGCTAGTCGACTCCGACAAGGGTCCGCACTTCGAAGTCCTCGTATGTCTCCTTTGCTTCGGGCCGGCCCAGTTTTGAACCCAGCCAGCCGAGGAGGAAGCCGGCCGGGATGGAGACGATTCCGGGATTCTGCAAGGGAAACCAGGCGAAATCGGCGTCCGGGTAGAGCGAGGCGGGCACGGAGGAGACCACCGGGGAGAAGACGACGAGAAGGACCGAGGTGAGCAGGCCCCCGCACAGGCTCAGCAGGGCGCCCTGTGCGGTGAACCGTCGCCAGAACAGGGTGAAGACGAGGGTCGGGAGCAGGGCGGACGCGGCGATGGCGAAGGCGAGGAAGGCGAGGGTCGCGGAGTTGGCACCCCAGGAGATCAGGGCGAGCAGCATGCCGAGCACGCCGATGACGGCCGCCGCGAGCCGGGCCACGGCCAGCTCCTCCGTCTCCGTCGCCCGGCCCTTGCGGATCACCTCGCCGTAGAGGTCGTGGGCGAGCGAGGAGGCGGCGGCCAGCGTCAGACCCGCCGCGACCGCGAGGAGGGTGACAAAGGCCAGGCAGGACAGCAGGGCGGTCAGGACGGCACCGCCCAGTTCGTGCGCCAGCAGCAGGACGGCCGCGTTGCCCGTGCGGTCGTTCTCCGCGATGGTGTCGCTGCCCAGGACGGCGGTGGCGCCGAGGCCGAGGATGCCGGCCGCCAGGCAGACGAGGCTGACCAGGCCCATGGCCCACACCACCGAGGTGCGCAGGACGCCGACCGACCTCGGGGCGAGCAGGCGCATCATCACGTGCGGAAGGGCGGCGAGGCCGAGCACGATGGCCAACTGCAGGCTGAAGAAGTCCAGTTTGCTGGTGGTGCTGGCTCCGTAGCGCAGTCCCGGCTCCAGGAACCGCGTGCCCTGACCGCTGTTGTCCGCGGCCGCGCCGAGCAGGTTCTCGACGTTCCAGTCGAAGCGGTGCAGCACCATCACGCCGGCCACGGTGACACCGCAGATGAGCATGACCGCCTTGACGACCTGGATGAAGGTGGCGCCCGGCATGCCGCCGATGGCGGCGTAGACGATGACGACGGTGCCGATGACGACGACGCACAGGGTGCGGGTGGCCGTGCTGGGTTCGCCGGTGAACTGGGTCAGCAGGGCCACACTGCCGACGAGTTGGGCCACCAGGTAGAGAGTGGCGATGGCCAGCGTGCACAGGGCCAGGGCGAGACGGACCGGCCGCTGCATGCGCGACAGCCGCATCGCCAGAGTGTCGCCGAGGGTGAACCTGCCCGCGTTGCGCAGGGGTTCGGCGATCAGCAGCAGGACCATCATCCAGGCC
This genomic window contains:
- a CDS encoding YceI family protein; the protein is MNLFNRGTMFRRTDRTEPADDSQPPTGSSATATAVLPDPGLAALTGEWAIDPAHSRIGFSVRHAMVTTVRGAFLEYQSRLYFDGRDPSRSKAEIIINTGSVDTGVEQRDGHLVGRDFLDASAYPRMRFVSTAVEVVGPDVYRMTGDLTIKATTRPVVLELTYIGHVTDPFGYQRAGFDGTTTINRSEWGLTYSTRLAEGGAMVSEKVRLQFDIAAIRTPPAG
- a CDS encoding cation acetate symporter, coding for MVTFGASVVDRLSLQLTLVLFLSVVVVTLFTALLTAPQRDEIGEFYLGNRAMSPLRNGLAMCGDYLSAATLLGSTGLVALTGYDGLLYLCGTAVAWMMVLLLIAEPLRNAGRFTLGDTLAMRLSRMQRPVRLALALCTLAIATLYLVAQLVGSVALLTQFTGEPSTATRTLCVVVIGTVVIVYAAIGGMPGATFIQVVKAVMLICGVTVAGVMVLHRFDWNVENLLGAAADNSGQGTRFLEPGLRYGASTTSKLDFFSLQLAIVLGLAALPHVMMRLLAPRSVGVLRTSVVWAMGLVSLVCLAAGILGLGATAVLGSDTIAENDRTGNAAVLLLAHELGGAVLTALLSCLAFVTLLAVAAGLTLAAASSLAHDLYGEVIRKGRATETEELAVARLAAAVIGVLGMLLALISWGANSATLAFLAFAIAASALLPTLVFTLFWRRFTAQGALLSLCGGLLTSVLLVVFSPVVSSVPASLYPDADFAWFPLQNPGIVSIPAGFLLGWLGSKLGRPEAKETYEDFEVRTLVGVD
- a CDS encoding glycosyl hydrolase 53 family protein; translation: MTVKGPRRLTKAAMLLAALALPASLLTASTSASAAGTLTMRGADVSTAQRALDLGAKYYDASGTARDPLDVLKGLGVNYVRLRVWNNPASGYNNKAKVLSYAKQVKAKGLQLLVDFHYSDTWADPGNQNKPAAWAGHTIGQLQTDVYNYTYDVCTSLKSQGTTPDSVQIGNEINVGMLWNEGKVVNNDFTNLSLLLKSGYNATKACNSGTQVIIHTADADSDANARWFYDGIKAKGVNWDITGLSYYCPWHGTIANMGSVVADMKSRYGKNVVIAETAYPFTSANADGTANSITTGCSGYPLSWQGQADNFTAVQNAARSNGAIGVFYWEPTWYAVSGNGWDPADIDNSGNGWDNMAVFNWTGNVNPNIKWTP
- a CDS encoding cytochrome — translated: MGVQLNSGSAAGHESLESMSLEPLMTRDYERDPAIVYERLRRAHGPVAPVDLLGVPVWLVLGYEEAYEVLRDDHAWPKGLENWRARREGRLPEDWPLAPSLDVNHVLIQGGEGYRGLKVAWDTALRPFQDPRHPVAKRLKAQITRDADELISLFTQGGRTGWADLSAQFSRPLPLMVASHLLGFPGSQHDDALMDMWRVLDAGPDAGPALERLLATLSELGASKMKEPGDDFPSYLLASHPGLSVEELSRELMMLLGMTSDHVGILISNTVVEVITGNLPASASLSAGLIRETMNRVVMQKPPLINFVPRFPLKDMRLGDYTIAAGDPVWVSVGAAHADPAFAGKVCPESTISTRAHLSWGAGPRQCPARELAGGAAAIGVSRLFERLSGLELSLPVDQLPWRSSPFMRGLRSLPVRYTLSGTPALPVPPLPPLPAAADSAPADESAVRPRSSLWRYLAGLVRGR